Genomic window (Desulforapulum autotrophicum HRM2):
CCAGCATGGAACACCAGATCAACCAACACGGCAGGGCCACCATTGAAGCCGAACTGATCCGGGGGGACGGCACATCCCTGGCATGCATCATATGTGCATCTCCCTTTAACCCGGACGATTTATCCATGGGGTATATTGTCAACCTGACCGATGCCTCGGAACTGCACAATCTGCAACAGCAGCTACGCCAGGCCCAGAAAATGGAGGCACTGGGCGTCCTGGCCGGGGGGATTGCCCATAACTTCAACAATATCCTCATGGGCATACAGGGTCACATCTCCATCCTTAAATCAAACCTTTCCCCTGACCACCCCCTGATCGCCCACACCACATCCATTGAGGCCCATCTTGCCAGCGCATCATCATTAACCGGCAGAATTCTCGGATTTGCAAGAAAGGGAAATCATGAACCTCAGCACCTTGATCCAGGTGAGATTGTGATCAAGACCCTTGAGCTTTTTGCCAGCAGCAGGCAAGAAATAACCATCCATACAACCCATGAAAAGCCCCTATGGAAGGTTAAGGCAGATCCCTCCCAGATTGAACAGGTAATGCTTAACCTGTTTGTAAATGCAAGCCAGGCAATGCCCCAGGGAGGTGACCTCTACGTGGGTATGAAAAAAACGGTGATCAAACGGAACCATAACTATCCGTTTGACGTAAAACCGGGACGGTATGTCTGCATCTCGGTCAGGGACACGGGCGTGGGCATGCCCCCCGAAGTTCAAGAACGGGTGTTTGAACCCTTTTTTACGACAAAAAAGCAGACTGACCAGGAAAGAGCAGGTCTCGGACTTGCATCTGCCTATGGCATCGTCAAGAGCCACCGGGGATTCATTGTTGTCAAGAGCCAGGTGGGAAAAGGCGCTACCTTTGAGATCTACTTTCCGGCCATGGCGTCCTGATCTCCATTGGTATCCGGTAAAGTTCATGCTCCAAATCCTAGGAGCCTCGGCAACACAAGGAGAATCTGCGTATGGATGAGTTTACCTTTTCACACATGTGTATTAAGCAAACCGCAGAGGGGTTGCGGGATGGACTGACCCATTTTTCCGGGCCGAGCAGGACTGCAATAATTTATTCGATTAAACCCGAAGATCCCATCTACATTTATGATCCACAAAACCTGCTGCTCGGTCATGAGCCCAAGTTCAAGGAGTTGTACATTGATTCAGATGCATGGCAAAAAAAAACTGCCATCGGGTATGACAAAAAAAAATTCAGCAATCTGATTCTGGAAAAAAATCTGGAGCTGGCCGGACTGATTTCCTACGGGGGACGATCCAGCTCGGTTGTTTACCAGATGTGGTTTACCGAACACCATCCAGACATGTGCTCCATCGGCCCCACCGAACGTTGGCTCGAACAAACCGTCTGGCGGTTATCCCATGATGTGGCCAATGAAGAAGACCTGTATACAGGGATCTCGGGCAATTTTTTGAAAGAGTATGCCACCCATGCAGTCCGGGACTATATCGTGGATGAAATGAATGTATTGATCGGATGGGACACACGGATGAGGATCTATCCCATTTTAGAAGCCGTACTCAAAATATCCAGAACCCCGGAAGAGGGTTCATGGCCAAAAGGCAAGCTGATCTTCGTGGA
Coding sequences:
- a CDS encoding two-component system sensor histidine kinase NtrB; protein product: MPLKDDKRKKKAVEQMSRQELEAEIHSLRQLEALHQKAVQQDETRLKTILETSPVGIGRIGKNGFSWVNQAFYAMLGYKEKELVGKKGSVLFANIETYKREKASMEHQINQHGRATIEAELIRGDGTSLACIICASPFNPDDLSMGYIVNLTDASELHNLQQQLRQAQKMEALGVLAGGIAHNFNNILMGIQGHISILKSNLSPDHPLIAHTTSIEAHLASASSLTGRILGFARKGNHEPQHLDPGEIVIKTLELFASSRQEITIHTTHEKPLWKVKADPSQIEQVMLNLFVNASQAMPQGGDLYVGMKKTVIKRNHNYPFDVKPGRYVCISVRDTGVGMPPEVQERVFEPFFTTKKQTDQERAGLGLASAYGIVKSHRGFIVVKSQVGKGATFEIYFPAMAS